A region of Rhodospirillales bacterium DNA encodes the following proteins:
- a CDS encoding transcriptional regulator: MKIEPIRAEAGYDAALLAIEHYFDVPPLPESPEAERFDTLASVIAAYEREHWPIGASDRHLPADVSTPAGR; this comes from the coding sequence GTGAAAATCGAACCCATCCGGGCCGAGGCGGGTTACGACGCCGCGCTCCTCGCCATCGAACACTACTTCGATGTTCCGCCCCTTCCCGAGTCGCCCGAAGCCGAGCGCTTCGACACGCTCGCGTCGGTGATCGCGGCGTACGAGCGGGAGCACTGGCCGATCGGCGCGAGTGATCGGCACTTGCCCGCCGACGTCTCCACGCCAGCAGGCCGCTAG
- a CDS encoding iron-containing alcohol dehydrogenase codes for MSIATILTPRMIVIGGGAVAQVADVLRQVGGSRALVVTDKFMVASGKIAACTDALAKGGVAFDVFSDTIEDPTTTVVEAGVAALQAGGYDSLVAFGGGSPIDTAKAMSVLAANGGRMRDYKTPNPIPKQGIPLVAIPTTAGTGSEVTRFTIITDVETDEKMLIAGVPCLPAAALVDYELTLTKPFRLTADTGIDSLTHAIEAYVSKRASPHADSLAKSAMRLIHDNIRKVCADPADRAAREAMMLAATQAGMAFSNSSVALVHGMSRPIGAFFHVPHGLSNAMLLPAITAFSANAALDRYADCARAMGLAGGEVSDQTAVAILLDALAKLNADLKVPTPKAHGLDESRYMSLLPTMAEQALASGSPNNNPRVPTKDEIVELYKRVWA; via the coding sequence ATGTCCATCGCCACCATCCTCACGCCGCGCATGATCGTCATCGGCGGCGGCGCCGTGGCCCAGGTCGCCGACGTGCTGCGCCAGGTCGGCGGCAGCCGGGCGCTGGTGGTCACCGACAAGTTCATGGTCGCGAGCGGCAAGATCGCGGCCTGCACCGACGCGCTGGCCAAGGGCGGCGTCGCCTTCGACGTGTTCTCCGACACGATCGAGGATCCGACCACGACGGTGGTCGAGGCCGGCGTCGCGGCGCTGCAGGCCGGCGGCTACGACAGCCTGGTGGCGTTCGGCGGCGGCTCGCCGATCGACACCGCCAAGGCGATGAGCGTGCTGGCGGCCAACGGCGGGCGCATGCGCGACTACAAGACGCCGAACCCGATCCCGAAGCAGGGCATCCCGCTGGTCGCCATCCCGACCACCGCCGGCACCGGCTCGGAGGTGACGCGCTTCACGATCATCACCGACGTCGAGACCGACGAGAAGATGCTGATCGCGGGCGTCCCCTGCCTGCCGGCCGCGGCCCTGGTCGACTACGAGCTGACCCTGACCAAGCCGTTCCGGTTGACCGCCGACACCGGCATCGACAGCCTGACCCACGCCATCGAGGCGTACGTCTCGAAGCGCGCCAGCCCGCACGCCGACAGCCTCGCGAAATCGGCGATGCGGCTGATCCACGACAACATCCGCAAGGTCTGCGCCGATCCGGCCGACCGCGCCGCGCGCGAGGCGATGATGCTGGCCGCGACCCAGGCCGGCATGGCGTTCTCGAACTCCTCGGTGGCGCTGGTGCACGGCATGAGCCGGCCGATCGGCGCCTTCTTCCACGTGCCGCACGGGCTCAGCAACGCCATGCTCCTGCCGGCCATCACCGCCTTCTCGGCCAACGCCGCGCTCGACCGCTACGCCGACTGCGCGCGGGCCATGGGGCTGGCCGGCGGCGAGGTGTCCGACCAGACCGCCGTCGCCATCCTGCTCGACGCGCTGGCCAAGCTGAACGCCGACCTCAAGGTGCCGACGCCCAAGGCGCACGGGCTCGACGAGTCGAGGTACATGTCGCTGCTGCCGACCATGGCCGAGCAGGCGCTGGCCTCCGGCTCGCCCAACAACAACCCGCGCGTGCCCACCAAGGACGAGATCGTGGAGCTGTACAAGCGGGTGTGGGCGTAG
- a CDS encoding DUF1491 family protein, whose product MVMGLTTGLWVSAQVRLCDRRGMPAYVARRGDPDAGTVLIKVVRFEAGTTVFAQANAMDDEPTWLRATGPTPVSEADADAYIARQTQRDPDLWVLEIEDRRAEWVPDGRVV is encoded by the coding sequence ATGGTGATGGGTTTGACGACCGGGCTCTGGGTGTCGGCGCAGGTGCGCCTGTGCGACCGCCGCGGCATGCCCGCCTACGTCGCGCGGCGCGGCGATCCGGACGCCGGCACGGTGCTGATCAAGGTCGTGCGCTTCGAGGCCGGCACCACGGTGTTCGCGCAGGCCAACGCGATGGACGACGAGCCGACCTGGCTGCGCGCCACCGGCCCGACTCCCGTCAGCGAGGCCGACGCCGACGCCTACATCGCGCGCCAGACCCAGCGCGACCCCGATCTATGGGTGCTGGAGATCGAGGACCGGCGCGCCGAATGGGTGCCGGACGGGCGGGTCGTCTGA
- the gluQRS gene encoding tRNA glutamyl-Q(34) synthetase GluQRS: MTTTTRFAPSPSGLLHLGHAFSALTAWRAARDGGGTFLLRIEDIDIRRCTREFEAAILEDLAWLGLDWDGAVRRQSDHFDDYGRALDRLTALGVVYPCFCTRAEIAREIETAASAPHLVAQGPDGPLYPGTCRHRPLDERRALVAGGREFALRLDAAKAAEIAGPYSFRDAGRGDVAGLPSLFGDVVIARKDTPTSYHLAVTVDDALQGVTLVTRGEDLFAATHVHGLLQKLLDLPTPRYAHHRLLVDADGRRYAKRDRALTLRALRESGAAAADLRRRVGFD, from the coding sequence ATGACCACGACCACACGCTTCGCGCCGAGCCCCAGCGGCCTCCTGCACCTCGGCCACGCGTTTTCCGCGTTGACGGCGTGGCGCGCCGCGCGCGATGGCGGCGGGACGTTCCTGCTGCGGATCGAGGACATCGACATCCGCCGCTGCACGCGCGAGTTCGAGGCGGCGATCCTCGAGGACCTCGCCTGGCTCGGCCTCGACTGGGACGGCGCGGTCCGCCGGCAATCCGACCATTTCGACGACTACGGTCGCGCGCTCGACCGGCTGACCGCCCTGGGCGTGGTCTATCCCTGCTTCTGCACGCGCGCCGAGATCGCGCGCGAGATCGAGACGGCCGCCAGCGCGCCGCATCTCGTGGCGCAGGGCCCGGACGGACCGCTCTATCCCGGCACCTGCCGCCACCGGCCGCTGGACGAGCGCCGCGCTCTGGTCGCGGGCGGACGCGAGTTCGCGCTGCGCCTCGACGCCGCGAAAGCCGCGGAGATCGCCGGGCCGTATTCCTTCCGCGACGCCGGACGCGGCGATGTCGCGGGGCTGCCGTCCCTGTTCGGCGACGTCGTGATCGCGCGCAAGGACACGCCGACCAGCTACCACCTCGCCGTCACGGTCGACGACGCGCTGCAGGGCGTCACGTTGGTCACCCGCGGCGAGGATCTGTTCGCCGCCACGCACGTGCACGGTCTGCTGCAGAAGCTGCTGGACCTGCCGACGCCGCGCTACGCCCACCACCGGCTGCTCGTCGACGCCGACGGCCGCCGCTACGCCAAGCGCGACCGCGCGTTGACATTGCGCGCCCTGCGCGAGTCCGGCGCGGCGGCCGCGGACTTACGCCGCCGCGTCGGGTTCGACTGA
- a CDS encoding amidase: MTTDLAMLPAHELTRLYKRRKASPVDAAKAAFARMDRFNPVLNCMQHVDREGALKAAKASERRWTNGKPLGPVDGVPTTIKDMVQTKGMPTRMGSAATSPDGPWETDAPVAARLREGGAVLLGKTTSPEYGWKGVTDSKLFGITRNPWDIHKTPGGSSGGGVAAEAVGIGNLAIGTDGAGSVRIPCSFTGLFGLKPTFGRVPLYPPSAQGTLSNAGPMTRTVRDAALMMNVIARPDPRDWYSIPTDDSEDYTKRLEKGVKGLRIAYSPTLGFVEKSTIDPEVAKSVAEGVKLLKKLGAKVVEDDPDLLGIDPRVLEDLLWTSNFSVLMKNFSTEQRARMDPGLLKGAEAGARLPLERVVQAHVDRGRMGVQFNLFFEKYDLLVTPTMPVPAIDVGLPAAYGGDGVSIGWTPFTLTFNLTRQPAATIPCGLTKAGLPIGLQIVGPHYADALVLRAAHAFEQAMPIAAPPMAMA, from the coding sequence ATGACCACCGATCTCGCGATGCTACCGGCGCACGAGCTGACGCGCCTCTACAAGCGCCGGAAGGCGTCGCCGGTCGACGCCGCGAAGGCGGCGTTCGCGCGGATGGACCGCTTCAATCCCGTGCTCAACTGCATGCAGCACGTCGATAGAGAAGGCGCGTTGAAGGCGGCGAAGGCGTCGGAGCGGCGCTGGACGAACGGCAAGCCGCTGGGGCCCGTCGACGGTGTGCCGACCACGATCAAGGACATGGTGCAGACCAAGGGCATGCCGACCCGGATGGGGAGCGCCGCGACCAGCCCCGATGGTCCGTGGGAGACCGACGCGCCGGTGGCCGCCCGCCTGCGCGAGGGTGGCGCCGTGCTGCTGGGCAAGACGACGTCGCCGGAGTACGGCTGGAAGGGCGTGACCGACTCCAAGCTGTTCGGCATAACGCGCAATCCCTGGGACATCCACAAGACGCCGGGCGGCTCGTCGGGCGGTGGCGTGGCGGCGGAGGCCGTCGGCATCGGCAACCTCGCGATCGGCACCGACGGCGCGGGCTCCGTGCGCATTCCCTGTTCCTTCACCGGCCTGTTCGGCCTGAAGCCCACCTTCGGGCGCGTGCCGCTCTATCCGCCGTCTGCCCAGGGAACGCTGTCGAACGCCGGGCCGATGACGCGCACCGTGCGTGACGCCGCGCTGATGATGAACGTCATCGCCCGGCCCGACCCGCGCGACTGGTACTCGATCCCGACCGACGACAGCGAGGATTACACGAAGCGCCTCGAGAAGGGCGTCAAGGGGTTGCGGATCGCCTATTCGCCGACCCTGGGCTTCGTCGAGAAAAGCACGATCGATCCCGAGGTCGCGAAATCCGTGGCCGAGGGCGTCAAGCTGCTCAAGAAGCTCGGCGCCAAGGTCGTGGAGGACGATCCGGATCTGCTGGGCATCGATCCGCGCGTGCTGGAGGACCTGCTCTGGACGTCGAATTTCAGCGTCCTGATGAAGAACTTCTCGACCGAGCAGCGCGCGCGCATGGACCCCGGCCTGCTCAAAGGCGCCGAGGCCGGAGCGCGCCTGCCGCTGGAGCGCGTCGTGCAGGCGCATGTCGACCGCGGCCGCATGGGCGTGCAGTTCAACCTGTTCTTCGAGAAGTACGACCTGCTGGTGACGCCGACGATGCCCGTGCCGGCGATCGATGTCGGACTGCCGGCGGCCTATGGCGGCGACGGCGTCAGCATCGGCTGGACGCCGTTCACGCTGACCTTCAATCTCACGCGGCAGCCGGCGGCGACGATCCCCTGCGGCCTCACCAAGGCCGGGCTGCCGATCGGCCTGCAGATCGTCGGACCGCACTACGCCGACGCGCTGGTGCTGCGCGCCGCCCACGCCTTCGAGCAGGCGATGCCGATCGCGGCTCCGCCGATGGCGATGGCCTGA
- a CDS encoding amidase: MTKHTDLSACTAAELMTLFDKRKASPVEALDAVLKRVDAVNPRINAISHLDAEGARKAARASEKRWKKGEALSPLDGVPASIKELIRVRGWPTVMGSKMVDPAGPWDIESPAVTRLREGGAVLFAQTTSPEYGHKGVTESPLHGITRNPWNLAKTPGGSSGGSAAAVVAGMGPISLGTDGGGSVRLPAAFCGLVGLKATFGRVPAWPPSLTDTLANTGPMTRTALDAAMTMNLIGRYDAMDDTALPDDGVDYVMALKGKLKGLKAAWIGRIGDHWIDPEVEKNARDAARTVKSLGVKLVEREAPDTGAPDPRAVWWTHWIGAEQRLLSMFPAEKHASMDESLRWMADEGRKVTSDQYVEARQHARRIGQAWNLLLAEFDVVLMPTLAVRAFDTGMRAPDGPDGKPNFMWSPYTALFNLTRHPAVSVPSGLTSDGLPTGLQIVAAHGRDALLLRVADKLLAERPFRVPPLPAA, from the coding sequence ATGACCAAGCACACCGACCTTTCCGCCTGCACCGCCGCCGAATTGATGACGTTGTTCGACAAGCGCAAGGCGTCTCCGGTCGAGGCGCTCGACGCCGTGCTCAAGCGCGTCGACGCGGTGAACCCGCGGATCAACGCCATCAGCCATCTCGACGCCGAGGGCGCGCGCAAGGCGGCGCGGGCGTCGGAGAAGCGCTGGAAGAAGGGCGAGGCGCTGTCGCCGCTGGACGGCGTGCCGGCCTCGATCAAGGAGCTGATCCGCGTGCGCGGTTGGCCGACCGTGATGGGCTCGAAGATGGTCGACCCGGCCGGACCGTGGGACATCGAGTCGCCGGCGGTGACGCGTCTGCGCGAGGGCGGCGCCGTGCTGTTCGCGCAGACCACGTCGCCGGAATACGGCCACAAGGGCGTCACCGAGAGCCCGCTGCACGGGATCACGCGCAATCCGTGGAACCTCGCGAAGACGCCCGGCGGCTCGTCCGGAGGCTCGGCGGCGGCGGTGGTCGCCGGCATGGGGCCGATATCGCTGGGCACGGATGGCGGCGGCTCGGTGCGCCTGCCGGCGGCCTTCTGCGGGCTGGTCGGATTGAAGGCGACGTTCGGCCGCGTGCCGGCCTGGCCGCCGAGCCTGACGGACACGCTGGCCAACACCGGCCCGATGACCCGCACCGCGCTCGACGCGGCGATGACGATGAACCTGATCGGCCGCTACGACGCGATGGACGACACGGCGCTGCCGGACGACGGCGTCGACTACGTCATGGCGCTGAAGGGCAAGCTCAAGGGATTGAAGGCGGCCTGGATCGGCCGGATCGGCGACCATTGGATCGACCCCGAGGTCGAGAAGAACGCGCGCGACGCCGCGCGGACCGTCAAGTCGCTGGGCGTGAAGCTGGTCGAGCGCGAGGCGCCCGACACCGGGGCGCCGGATCCGCGCGCCGTGTGGTGGACGCATTGGATCGGCGCGGAGCAGCGGCTGCTGTCGATGTTCCCGGCGGAGAAGCACGCGTCGATGGACGAGAGCCTGAGATGGATGGCCGACGAGGGCCGCAAGGTGACGTCCGACCAGTACGTGGAGGCGCGCCAGCACGCCCGCCGCATCGGACAGGCGTGGAATCTGCTGCTGGCCGAGTTCGACGTCGTGCTGATGCCGACGCTCGCCGTGCGGGCGTTCGACACCGGGATGCGGGCGCCGGACGGGCCCGACGGCAAGCCGAACTTCATGTGGTCGCCGTACACCGCGCTGTTCAACCTGACGCGTCATCCCGCGGTCAGCGTGCCGTCGGGACTGACGTCGGACGGACTGCCGACGGGCCTCCAGATCGTCGCGGCGCACGGCCGCGACGCGCTGCTGCTGCGGGTCGCCGACAAGCTGCTGGCGGAACGTCCGTTCCGCGTGCCGCCGCTGCCCGCGGCCTGA
- a CDS encoding tetratricopeptide repeat protein — MPTDSQGLAVSNADAAAIAAVDHALEEWLRYGDGLGAYISFAREARDVPLVQLHAASLNLTMADPAAHAAARGSIDAARGGLRGMNDRERAWLAAMSAWVDGEVDAAARGFDGIVADWPRDLFAAKLGQLLWFDLGAPDRMLRLSEVFLPANAEIGYAHGMHAFALEECHRLAEAEEAGRRAVAMRRADPWAHHAVAHVMETQGRIEEGVAWMEGLSDTWSSCNSFMSTHNWWHTALFHIDADRPERALALFDSRVWGVWKEFCQDQINAVSLLARLELRGVDVGGRWRDVAAYLLPRLREHYSPFLDLQYLYGLARAGEAAAVTEMLASLEDRAGRARPFEREAWVEAAVPAAHGLAAHARGDWAAAATLLGDAQPHLRAIGGSHAQRALFGGLWLDALIKAGWNDRALAELLADDRARGTVPRVKRDLAAIYERLGRAEEAMTARLRADALSRRYRAAG; from the coding sequence ATGCCCACGGATTCCCAGGGACTCGCCGTCTCCAACGCCGACGCCGCGGCCATCGCCGCCGTCGACCACGCCCTCGAGGAGTGGCTGCGCTACGGCGACGGCCTCGGCGCCTACATATCCTTCGCGCGCGAGGCCCGAGACGTCCCGCTGGTCCAGCTGCACGCCGCGTCGCTCAATCTCACGATGGCCGATCCCGCCGCGCACGCCGCCGCGCGCGGCTCGATCGACGCCGCGCGCGGCGGCTTGCGCGGCATGAACGACCGCGAACGGGCGTGGCTGGCGGCGATGTCCGCGTGGGTCGACGGCGAGGTCGACGCCGCCGCCCGTGGCTTCGACGGCATCGTCGCCGACTGGCCGCGCGACCTGTTCGCGGCGAAACTGGGCCAGCTCCTGTGGTTCGATCTCGGCGCGCCCGACCGCATGCTGCGGTTGTCGGAGGTCTTCCTGCCCGCCAACGCCGAGATCGGCTACGCGCACGGCATGCACGCCTTCGCGCTCGAGGAATGCCACAGGCTCGCGGAGGCCGAGGAGGCCGGCCGCCGCGCCGTCGCGATGCGGCGCGCCGACCCCTGGGCGCACCATGCCGTGGCGCACGTGATGGAGACGCAGGGCCGGATCGAGGAGGGCGTCGCGTGGATGGAGGGGCTGTCCGACACCTGGTCCAGCTGCAACTCCTTCATGTCGACCCACAACTGGTGGCACACCGCGCTGTTCCATATCGACGCCGACCGGCCGGAGCGCGCGCTGGCGTTGTTCGATAGCCGCGTCTGGGGCGTGTGGAAGGAGTTCTGCCAGGACCAGATCAACGCCGTCTCGCTGCTGGCGCGGCTGGAGCTGCGCGGCGTCGACGTCGGCGGCCGCTGGCGCGACGTCGCGGCCTACCTGCTGCCGCGCCTGCGCGAGCACTACTCGCCGTTTCTCGACCTTCAATACCTCTACGGCCTGGCGCGCGCCGGCGAGGCCGCCGCCGTGACCGAGATGCTGGCGAGCCTCGAGGACCGCGCCGGACGCGCGCGTCCGTTCGAGCGCGAGGCGTGGGTCGAGGCGGCCGTGCCGGCGGCGCACGGGCTGGCGGCGCACGCCCGCGGCGACTGGGCGGCGGCCGCCACCCTGCTGGGCGACGCGCAGCCGCATCTGCGCGCGATCGGCGGCAGCCACGCCCAGCGCGCGCTGTTCGGCGGCCTGTGGCTGGACGCGCTCATCAAGGCCGGCTGGAACGACCGCGCGCTGGCGGAGTTGCTGGCCGACGACCGCGCGCGCGGCACGGTGCCGAGGGTGAAACGCGATCTGGCGGCGATCTACGAGCGGCTCGGCCGCGCCGAGGAAGCGATGACGGCGCGTCTGCGCGCCGACGCGCTGTCGCGGCGCTACCGGGCGGCCGGTTGA
- a CDS encoding CoA-acylating methylmalonate-semialdehyde dehydrogenase, whose protein sequence is MATQIGHLIGGKKVAGASGRTGEVTNPATGEVTAHVALASAAEVDKAVQTAKAAQTAWAATPPLRRARVMFKLKELIEKRTDDIARALTLEHGKTFDDAKGEVGRGLEVVEFACGIPHHMRGDFTEQVAGDMDSWSMRQPLGVVAGITPFKFPIMIRCWLRAMAIACGNAFILKPSEKDPSAPMLLAELFVEAGVPDGVFQVVNGDKEAVDSLLTHPDVPAISFVGSTAIGEYVYHTGTRHNKRVQALCGAKNHMVVMPDADLDQVTDALIGAGYGAAGERCMAISVAVAVGGIGDKLIEKLAPRVAALKVGPGIDPQSEMGPLVTRQHRDKVMGYVDAGVKEGAKLVVDGRGLKLQGYEKGNFMGGCLFDDVKTDMSIYKDEIFGPVLSVVRTDRFDDAIGMVNDHAYGNGTAIFTRDGDAARTFANNVQIGMVGINVPIPVPMAYHSFGGWKASIFGDHGIYGMEGVRFYTKLKTITARWPTGIRGGAEFNFRPATRRGGSAGAQAPRGRIRSIASARARAILRSSPSVGWSTVSTAAISGRLSRWCASTWATKPVLALPGPTTSHSRAPSSAPRMASKKWWSSAACLPSRLPARWWRCRSGERDRTTSLSAVSGEKWNTFASR, encoded by the coding sequence ATGGCCACGCAGATCGGACACCTCATCGGCGGCAAGAAGGTCGCGGGCGCCAGCGGACGCACCGGCGAGGTCACCAATCCCGCCACCGGCGAGGTGACCGCCCACGTCGCCCTGGCCTCGGCGGCCGAGGTCGACAAGGCGGTCCAGACGGCCAAGGCGGCCCAGACCGCGTGGGCGGCGACGCCGCCGCTGCGGCGCGCGCGCGTGATGTTCAAGCTCAAGGAGTTGATCGAGAAGCGCACCGACGACATCGCCCGGGCGCTAACCCTGGAGCACGGCAAGACGTTCGACGACGCCAAGGGCGAGGTCGGTCGCGGGCTTGAGGTCGTCGAGTTCGCCTGCGGCATCCCCCACCACATGCGCGGCGATTTCACCGAGCAGGTCGCCGGCGACATGGACAGCTGGTCGATGCGCCAGCCGCTGGGCGTCGTGGCCGGCATCACGCCCTTCAAGTTCCCGATCATGATTCGGTGCTGGTTGCGCGCCATGGCCATCGCCTGCGGCAACGCCTTCATCCTCAAGCCGTCGGAGAAGGATCCGAGCGCGCCGATGCTGCTGGCCGAGCTGTTCGTCGAGGCCGGCGTGCCCGACGGCGTCTTCCAAGTCGTCAACGGCGACAAGGAGGCGGTCGATTCGCTGCTGACCCATCCCGACGTGCCGGCGATCAGCTTCGTCGGCTCGACCGCGATCGGCGAATACGTCTACCACACCGGCACCCGTCACAATAAGCGCGTGCAGGCCCTGTGCGGCGCCAAGAACCACATGGTGGTGATGCCCGACGCCGATCTCGACCAGGTGACCGACGCGCTGATCGGCGCCGGCTACGGCGCCGCCGGCGAACGCTGCATGGCGATCTCCGTCGCCGTCGCTGTCGGCGGCATCGGCGACAAGCTGATCGAGAAGCTGGCGCCGCGCGTCGCGGCGTTGAAGGTCGGCCCCGGCATCGACCCGCAGTCGGAGATGGGCCCGCTGGTCACGCGCCAGCACCGTGACAAGGTGATGGGCTACGTCGACGCCGGCGTGAAGGAAGGCGCCAAGCTGGTGGTCGACGGGCGCGGCCTCAAGCTGCAGGGCTACGAGAAGGGCAACTTCATGGGGGGGTGCCTGTTCGACGACGTGAAGACAGACATGTCGATCTACAAGGACGAGATCTTCGGTCCCGTCCTGTCGGTCGTGCGCACGGACCGCTTCGACGACGCCATCGGCATGGTCAACGACCACGCCTACGGCAACGGCACGGCGATCTTCACGCGCGACGGCGACGCCGCGCGCACCTTCGCCAACAACGTGCAGATCGGCATGGTCGGCATCAACGTGCCGATCCCGGTGCCGATGGCCTACCACAGCTTCGGCGGCTGGAAGGCCTCGATCTTCGGCGACCACGGCATCTACGGCATGGAGGGCGTGCGCTTCTACACCAAGCTGAAGACCATCACCGCCCGCTGGCCGACCGGCATCCGGGGCGGCGCCGAGTTCAACTTCAGGCCCGCAACCAGGCGCGGCGGGTCCGCGGGCGCTCAGGCGCCCCGCGGCCGCATCCGGTCGATCGCCTCGGCGCGGGCGCGGGCGATCTTGAGAAGCTCGCCGTCGGTGGGATGGTCGACCGTCTCCACAGCGGCGATAAGCGGGCGCTTGTCGCGGTGGTGCGCCTCGACATGGGCGACGAAGCCGGTCTTGGCGTTGCCCGGCCCGACCACCAGCCATTCGCGGGCGCCGTCCAGCGCGCCCAGGATGGCGTCGAAGAAATGGTGGTCGTCGGCGGCGTGCTTGCCGTCGCGGCTGCCGGCGCGGTGGTGGAGATGCCGGTCCGGCGAGCGCGACCGCACGACCAGCTTATCGGCGGTGTCGGGCGAGAAATGGAACACCTTCGCCTCGAGATGA
- a CDS encoding ATP-binding cassette domain-containing protein: MAAPPLLALRDIRYALSDQTILAGAAFGVGRGERLCLVGRNGAGKSTLLRIAAGAMQPDSGERFTQPGASIAFLPQEPDLSAAADVAGFVAGGLGADAAADDYRVAQWLETIRLDGARDTASLSGGEGRRAALARALVADPDILLLDEPTNHLDLPTIEWLEETLGAWRGGFVLVSHDRRFLSTLSRAVLWLDRGVVRRLDEGYDRFDAWSEDILAREEVERRKLDRLIERETVWSRTSIRARRTRNEGRMRALRALREKRRTLVGQTGSATMQAGAATPSGALAIEAKGIAKSYGGRDILRPFSTRILRGDRVGLIGPNGAGKTTLLRMLIGELAPDSGSVRLGVTVQPVVIDQRRAELDPARTVWETLADTNDHVMVRGQPKHVVSYMRDFLFRDDQARQPVGALSGGERNRLLLAKALAAPSNLLVLDEPTNDLDADTLDLLQETLSDYDGTVLLVSHDRDFLDRVVTSTIALEGDGSAVEYAGGYSDYLLQRGPRPAAADVTARSAPAAAPAKPAVAPAAGPRAGKLTYNQRRALDGLPKRIAALEAEIAALGAALADADLYRRDPAGFAAKTARLAAAEAGLDAAETEWLELETLREDAAG; the protein is encoded by the coding sequence ATGGCCGCCCCTCCCCTCCTCGCGCTGCGCGACATCCGTTACGCGCTGTCCGACCAGACGATCCTCGCCGGCGCCGCCTTCGGCGTCGGTCGCGGCGAGCGGCTGTGCCTGGTCGGCCGCAACGGCGCGGGGAAGTCGACGCTGCTCAGGATCGCGGCCGGCGCGATGCAGCCGGATTCCGGTGAACGCTTCACCCAACCCGGCGCCTCGATCGCCTTCCTGCCGCAGGAACCCGACCTCTCGGCCGCCGCCGACGTCGCGGGCTTCGTCGCCGGCGGACTCGGCGCGGACGCCGCGGCCGACGACTACCGGGTGGCGCAATGGCTGGAGACGATCCGCCTCGACGGCGCGCGCGACACCGCCTCGCTGTCGGGCGGCGAGGGCCGCCGCGCGGCGCTGGCGCGCGCCCTGGTCGCCGACCCCGACATCCTGCTGCTCGACGAGCCGACCAACCATCTCGACCTGCCGACCATCGAATGGCTGGAGGAGACGCTGGGGGCGTGGCGCGGCGGCTTCGTGCTGGTCAGCCACGACCGGCGCTTCCTCTCGACCCTGTCGCGCGCGGTGCTGTGGCTCGACCGCGGCGTCGTGCGCCGTCTCGACGAGGGCTACGACCGCTTCGACGCCTGGTCGGAGGACATCCTGGCGCGCGAGGAGGTCGAGCGCCGCAAGCTCGACCGGCTGATCGAGCGCGAGACGGTGTGGTCGCGCACCAGCATCCGCGCCCGGCGCACCCGGAACGAGGGCCGGATGCGGGCGCTGCGGGCGCTGCGCGAGAAGCGCCGGACCCTGGTGGGACAGACCGGCAGCGCCACGATGCAGGCCGGCGCCGCGACGCCCTCCGGCGCGCTGGCGATCGAGGCCAAGGGAATCGCCAAGAGTTACGGCGGCCGCGACATCCTGCGTCCGTTCTCGACCCGCATCCTGCGCGGCGACCGGGTCGGTCTGATCGGGCCGAACGGCGCCGGCAAGACGACGCTGCTGCGCATGCTGATCGGCGAGCTGGCGCCGGATTCCGGGTCGGTGCGGCTGGGCGTCACGGTGCAGCCGGTCGTGATCGACCAGCGCCGCGCCGAGCTCGATCCGGCGCGCACCGTGTGGGAGACGCTGGCCGACACCAACGACCACGTGATGGTGCGCGGCCAGCCCAAGCACGTCGTGTCGTACATGCGCGACTTCCTGTTCCGCGACGACCAGGCGCGCCAACCAGTCGGCGCGCTGTCGGGCGGCGAGCGCAACCGCCTTCTGCTCGCCAAGGCGCTGGCGGCGCCGTCGAACCTGCTCGTGCTCGACGAGCCGACCAACGACCTCGACGCCGACACGCTCGACCTGCTGCAGGAGACGCTGTCCGACTACGACGGCACCGTGCTGCTGGTCAGCCACGACCGCGACTTCCTCGACCGCGTCGTGACCTCGACGATCGCGCTGGAGGGCGACGGATCGGCGGTGGAGTACGCCGGCGGCTACAGCGACTACCTTCTCCAGCGCGGCCCACGGCCCGCGGCGGCGGACGTCACGGCCCGCTCCGCGCCCGCCGCCGCGCCGGCGAAGCCGGCCGTCGCGCCGGCCGCCGGCCCACGCGCCGGCAAGCTCACCTACAACCAACGCCGCGCGCTCGATGGACTGCCCAAGAGGATCGCGGCGCTGGAGGCGGAGATCGCCGCCCTCGGCGCGGCGCTGGCGGATGCCGATCTCTACCGCCGCGACCCCGCCGGCTTCGCCGCCAAGACCGCCCGCCTCGCCGCCGCGGAGGCCGGGCTCGACGCCGCCGAGACGGAATGGCTCGAGCTCGAGACCCTGCGCGAGGACGCGGCGGGGTGA